GCGAGTTGATCGGGCGCCGCCGTACTTCCTTCTGCGGGGCCTACTGGGGGTTCGGGTTCCACGAAGACGCGGTCAACAGCGCCCTGGCGGTCGCGAACGTCCTGGCGCGGGAATGACCGCGATGAATAGCTGCATATACGAAGGCGTAGTCCGGCATGCCCGCCACCGGCCGGTGCGGCACAAGTTCTCATTCCGGCTGTTCCTGCTGTACCTGGACCTGGAGGAAATCGACGCGGTGTTCGCCGATCGCCTGTTCTGGTCCGCGAATCGCCCCGCGCCGGCCCGCTTCCGGCGGGGCGACCACCTGGGCGACCCCGACCTGCCGCTGGACGAAGCGGTGCGCAGGCTGGTACGGGACCGGACCGGCAGTCGGCCCGGCGGGCCGGTGCGATTGCTGACGCACCTTAGTTATTTCGGCTACTGCTTCAACCCGATCAGCATCTATTTCTGCTTCGCCCCGGATGGATCGGCGATTGATTTCCTGGTTTTGGAGGTAAGCAACACGCCCTGGAGGGAACGCCACTGCTACGTCCTGGATACGCGCGGCCAAACCGGTAGGGTCCTGCTCCAAGACAACCAGAAGCAATTCCACGTATCCCCTTTCATGGGGATGCAGATGGGGTACCGCTGGGCGGTAGGTATTCCCGGGGAAGCGCTGGCCGTGAGCGTGCAGGGTTCGGATCCGGCCGGCGGGATGTTTGTTGCCGAAATGGAATTGGAGCGCGTTCCCATTCGCGGAGCGAGTCTGGCCCGCTGTCTGGTCAAGTACCCGTTCATCACCGGCCGGGTCCTGGCAGCGATTTATTGGCAAGCTTTCCGGCTCCTGCTCAAGGGAGCGCCGTTCTTTCCTCACCCGGGCAAGCGCACCGACAACCGAACTTCGGGCCATGCACCTCCCGCAAACGTTCGGAACCAGATTGAAAAGCGGACCGGCGGCCGCAATTGATCGAATCCGGCCCGCGGCGCGATGCCTCGGAACGGTTGCTGGCCGCCGGGATCGCCGCCGCCGAGTCCGGGGCCCTGCCGGACCGGTTGCTGCGGTTTGCCGCGCGCCGGTTCTGCGAGCGCCGCCTGGCCTCGGCCGCACGCGGTTGGTCGCCGCTGTCGCTAGCGGACTGGAAAGGGCAGTTGAGCGACGGGCCGATCGCGCCCGAGCCAGCGTCCGCCAATCGCCAACACTACGAGGTCCCTACCGATTTTTTCAGCGCCGTGCTAGGACCGCGGCTCAAGTACAGCTGTTGCTTCTGGCCACCGGGAACGAACACCCTGGCCGAAGCGGAAGTGGCGGCTTTGGAGACCTACCGTTCGCGGGCCGGGATCCAGGACGGGATGCGGGTGCTGGACCTGGGGTGCGGATGGGGAGCGCTGGCGTTGTGGCTGGCAGAATCCTGCCCCGGAGTCCACGTCACCGCGGTTTCCAATTCCTCAACCCAGCAGGCCCACATCCGATCCCGGGCACGGACCCGGGGGTTGAAAAACGTCGAAGCGGTAGCCGCCGACGTGAATTCCTTCGATCCCGGGCGTCGGTTCGACCGCGTCGTGTCAATTGAGATGTTCGAGCACCTGCGCAATTACCGCGCCATGCTGGCCCGCATCAGGAGTTGGCTCAAGCCCGACGGACGCCTGTTCATCCATGTTTTTGCCCACAACCGGCTCACGTACGGATTCGAACCCGGCGGCGCCGGCGATTGGGTCGCCCGCCATTTTTTCAGCGGCGGATTGATGCCCGGACGCGACCTGCTGCCGTGCTTTGGCGAAGACTTCCAATTGGAGCGGGACTGGTGGTGGTCAGGGCGGCACTACCAGTTGACGGCCGAAGCCTGGCTGTCGCAGATGGATGCCGAGCAAGAAAAAGTGCTACAGATTCTCTCGCGAACCCATGGGCAGGTTGAGGCCCGGCGCTGGTACCGCCGGTGGCGGCTGTTTTTCATTGCCTGCGCCGAGCAATGGGGTTTCTCGGGCGGAAACGAATGGGGCGTGGGCCACTATCTGCTCGCACCGCGATTCGATAACGCCGATTGCTAGTCCCAATTCCGGCCGACCATGCATTCGCGGCGGCCGGAGAGGTCCTGGGGCGGCCTACTCCTCCCGGGCCCGCCGCCGGACGCGATCGATCCAGAAAATGTTGCCGGCGACCAGGATGCCCGCGCCGATCCAGCAGATCGTGCCGAGCGTCGGATCATGCTGGAGACCCAGCCCAAGACCGAGATAAAAGAGGACGAACGCAATCGCGAACAATGCCACGTGGGCGCCCATTCGCAGACTCCGGGCAAGCATCCCCGCCTCCGATTTCCGGCAACTGTCCAAGTTCGATTCTGCGCACGGAGGGAATGACTGGGGCAAGGATCTCGAATGGCAATTGTTGAGGGGCATCGCGTAATGCGGGTGATGGTTCTGGCAAAGGCCGCTCCGGACTGCGAGGCGGGCCGGTTGCCATCGGCGGAGTTGCCCTTCGGGAGCGACTAGAAGACCGCTAGCGGAGAAGCCGCCCCGGCGATCGACCCCCAGCAATCGGCGGCGCCGGCACTTGAAAGCCAATTGCGGCGGATTCCTGAAAACCGAGCGATTGACGGCCGTGAGCCGCCACGGCGGACAAAATGGGCATGAGCCGGAAATCCGCTAGGAGTCAATTCGGGGTGCGCGCGCGAATCGGGGTGATCGGCACCGGGTGGTGGGCAACCCAGCACCATATCCCCAGCCTCTTGAACTACCCGGCGGCCGACCTGGTGGGGATTTGCGACCTGAAGCCGGAAAAGCTCCAGCGGGCCGCCGATTATTACGACATTCCCGGCCGCTTCACCGACCACCGCGAGCTGCTGGCGGCGAACCTCGACGGCGTCGTGGTCGCGGTCCAGCACGCCTACCACTACCAGGTCGCCCGCGATGCCCTGGACGCGGGCGTGAGCGTCTTGGTGGAAAAACCGATGACCCTGCACGCGCACGAGGCGTGGGACCTGGTGGATCGGGCCGCGGCCGGGGACCTGCACCTGATGGTCGGCTACACGTTTCACTTCACCCGCCACGCCAAGGCCGCCCACGAAATCGTCAGGTCGGGCCGGCTGGGGGAAATCCAGTTTGTTTCGGGGCTGTTCGCCACGATGGTCGAATCGTATCTGCGGGGACGCCCGCAAGATTATGTCGACCATTTCCAGTTCCCGGTCACCGGACCCGAGCCATCGACGTACTCCGATCCGGCGATCGCCGGCGGCGGACAGGGCGTTCTCCAAGTCACGCATCCGATGGGAATGGTGCTCTGGGTGACCGGCCTGCACGCGATCGAGGTCACCGGGTTCGTCGAGAACTTCGATCTCGCCGTCGACCTGGCGGACGCCTTCTCGTATCGCCTCAGCAACGGCGGCGTCGGGGTGATGGGATCCACCGGAGGGGTCCGTCCCCACCAGTCACCGCTCCAGGCCAACACCTACTTCGGCAGCGCGGGGATCATCGAGCAGGACCTGACCGGCGGGATCCTGCGGGTCAGCTACCATGACGGGACGTCGGAGGACTTCGCGGATCTGACCGGGGACGAACTCTATCCCCAGCACGCTCCGGCCAGGGCCCTGGTCGACCTGATCGGCAAGGGAGGCGAGAACCGCGCGCCGGGCACCGTCGGCGCCCGAGTGGTCGAATTCCTCGAAGCCGGTTACCGGTCCTCGGCCGAAGGCCGGACCGCCCGGATCCCCGCCCGTCCAGGAGATTGACCGGGCAAGTGCAGCGCGTCGGGTTCCTCCTCAAGGTACGTGAAGACCGGATCGACGAGTACAAGCGTCACCACCGCGCGGTCTGGCCGGATATGCTGTCCGCATTGCGCCGGCACGGTTGGCGAAACTACTCGCTGTTCATGGCCCCCGACGGATTGCTGTTCGGCTATTTCGAGGCTGATGAGAGCTTTGCTGAAAGCCTTGCCGGGATGGCCGACGAGGAGGTAAATACCCGCTGGCAGGAATTCATGGCCGAATTCTTCGAGGGCCCGCCGGGCCACCCCGACCAGCGCATGCTGGAGCTGGAGCAGGTCTTTTTTCTTGACTGACTCCGGTTACCGGCCGGAAATCCGGGAGCTGATCCGGAGAAACGGTCGCGGTACCATCCCAAAAGCGCGACCAATGCAATGGAGCGATCCGTGAGTCTGCCGCGATTCGTTGATTCGCATGTTCACTACTACGACATGCAACACCCCGAACTGGTCTATTCGCACTGGGGTCCGGACGTGGTTCACCCGACGCTGGGGACCCGCGTGCGCACGCTCGGCGAACGAAATTTCCTGGCCGAGGACTTTATCGAATTGACGCGCCCCTTCAACGTGGCCAAAGCCGTCCACGTCCAGGCCGCGATCGGCTCGCCCGATCCGGTTGCCGAAACCGCCTGGCTCCAGGAAGCGGCCGACCGCACCGGTTTCCCGCACGGCATCATCGCCGCCGCCGACCTCTCGAGCGCCGACGCCGAGACGACGCTGCAGAGGCACTGCCGGTTTGCCAACATGCGCGGAGTCAGGGATTTCGAAGTGGCCGATCGGCTTGACGACCCGGCCACTCTGCGCGGGTTCGCGCTGCTCGAGGAGATGGGCCTGATCGCAAGCATGAATGTGACCTGGGAACACATGGCCCGGGTTCGCTCGATCGCCGAGCGTCATCCGGAACTGCAGATGGTGGTCGACCACACCGGCTCGCCGCGGGGGCGGACGCGCGAGTACATCGCCGACTGGCGCCGCGGAATGGCCACCGCGGCCGGGGCCGGCAACGTCTGGTGCAAGCTCTCCGGACTGGGGATGACCGACCACGAATGGAGCACCGATTCAATCCGGCCGTTCATCGAATACTGCATCGAAACCTTCGGCGTCGAGCGTTGCTTTTTCGGTACGAACTGGCCGGTCGACAGCCTCTTTAGCAGCTACGAAGCGGTCGTTGCCGCCTACGCCGAGATAACCGCCGGGCTGAGCGAGGGCGACCGGACCGCCCTGCACGCCGGCAACGCCGAAAGGCTCTATCGGATTTGAACCGGGAATTCGAACCGAGGCCTCAGGCGTGGACCGCCACCGATCCTGAGGCGGCACGGAGCGCGCCGGAGTAGATCGCCCGCAGCGTGGCGACGGCCAGGCTGATGAAAACCACCGCGACGAACCCGGTCCCCATGACGGTAAGGACGGCCGGAGCGCCGACCGCGTCGGCGGCGATACCGTTGACCAGATTCAGGACCGCCATGTTGCCGCCGATGTTGATCTGCTCCAGGCCGGTTATGCGGCCCCGCATCCCGTCCGGGGCCAGCGATTGGATCATGGCGATGCCGATCGCCATGAAAGCGGCCTGCGAGCCGCCCATCGCCGCCGCCCCGACGATCGCCACGGTCACGTTCGAGGAGACCGCCAGCAGGACCATCGATGCCCCGCTGAGCAATCCCGTCACCAGCAGCGCCTGTCCGCGCAGGGCCGCGCTCTGCAGTCCGGCAACAATCACCACCCCGACGACGGCTCCGCCGCCGACGCCCATCATCAGGTAGGAAACGCTCGCGGTTGCCTCACCCAGGGCGTCGCGCGCCAGGACCGGCAGCATCGACTCGAATGACATCGTCATGGCGCAGTGCAGAGCGACCAGGATGAACAGCCAGCGCAGCGGCCGGTTGCCCCAGACGAACCGGTAGGCGGCCCAGAGGCTGGCGGCCAATTTCTCTCCGCCGGTGAGTTCACCCGATGACCTGACGCGTATCGCCATCACGCTGGCAATGCCGAATGCATAGAGAAATATGCTGGCCACGAATGCCGCCTGCGGCCCCTGCAACAGCAGCAGCGGGGCGATGACCGCCGGTCCGACCAAGCGCGAGCCCTGGATCGCCAGTTGATTCAACGCCACCGCGTTTAGTAGCAGGTTGCGCGGTACCAGGTTTGGAATAAGGCTCTGGGTGGCGGTTATCTGGAATGTCCGGAACGATCCGTCAATCAGGGCCAGGGCAACGATTTGCCAGACCTCGATCGAATCGGTGAGCGCAAGCGCCGAAAGCAGGACCGCGTGACCCAGCTGGAATCCGTAGGCGGCCGCCAGGACGGTGCGTCGGTCGAATCGGTCGGACACGTACCCGGACAGCGGCGGAACGATAAAGCGCGGCGCCATCGCGGCGAACGTGGCCAGCCCGACCAGCCCCGAGGACCCGGTAGCCGCCAGGATGAACACCCCGCGGGCGATGATCAGCGCCCAGTAGGCCGACTGGCCGCTGAGGCCGCCCAGCAGGACCCAACGAAAGTCGCGGTGACGCAGCGCGCCGGACCCGCGCAGGTAGGCGCCGGAGATAACCTCTCGGATCACCGGGCGACCCCCCGGAGGATCGGCGCGCCGGTCACGACCGGGAACCGCCGGCCGCCCGAACCGAGCAAACGAGCGGGCGCCGTCTCAATTCGCCGGCGCATCGAACCCGGGCCCGACGCATTTGGACCGGGTTTGCCGGAGATGAATCAGCCGACCGGGGACGGCGACTGGCCGATCGCGTCCAGACGGGCCTTGGCCTCGGCGTACACGTCCGCCGACAGCGGCCCGCTGCGCACCGCGGCGACGTTCTCGGCAAGGTGTTCGGCCCGCGAGGTCCCGACGATGATGGTGTGGATGTGCGGGTGCGATAGCGTGAACCGCAGTACGAACGCGGACCGACTCTCGCCGTCCTGGCGCAGCTCGTCAAGGCCGGCGCGCGCGAACTGATCCCATTTGGCAGCCGGTTGCCGCGTGTCGCCCTCGCCCTGGGCGATTCCGCCGCGGATGATCGTGCCTACACCGGAATCGGCCACCTTCGTGATCCAATCCTCGTGTTCGCGTTCGAGCGCCGAGTAGGGGATCTGCATCGTCGCAAATATCCCCATCTCCAGGAAAACTGGAAGGTGCGGCAGGGTGGTTGAAATACCGATGTGGCGGGCCTTGCCGGCATCGCGGATTTCCGACAGCGCGCGTCCCAAATCGCCTCCCTCGAATTCGGCAACGGTTGGATTGTGCGGCTGCAGAATGTCGACGCTTTCGCGCTCCAGGCGCTCCAGGCTCACGTCGATGTTGTAGTGGAAGTTCTCACGCGTCCAGAGGTGGTCGGAATTGTTCTGCGTCGGTCTCGTATTGGTGCAGCCGCACTTGGTGGCGAGTGCGAATTCCCCGTAGCGATTGCCCAACCCGCTGCCGATCCACTCCTCGGCGAACGCGTAGTCAAATGCCGTGTCTATGAAATCGATGCCCGCGTCAAGGGCCGCTTTGTACACCGCGTGCGCGGATTCTTCGGTCCAGTACGGCCGTTCGGACCGCCAGAGCGCGGTGCCGAAGCCGAGCCGCGATACCCGCATGCCGGTCTGGCCCAATTCCGCCGTCGGCAGATCGTTGCCCATGCCCGGCCTCCCCCAAGTCTGTAGCGCTGCCGCATCGCGGCGACAGTACTTTCCAAATTTAGATTGCCGCCGCAAAACCCGGGGCTGCGCGCGCGGCGAAACCGGGCGGCGGCGGGTCGCCGGGGACCCGGAGGCCGTACTCGGACGGCCGGGCTGCGCGGGAAGTCGGAAAGATTCAATTAAGGTGGACACGGAACCGCCGCCGAATCGCTGCGCCAGAGTCAGGATTGAAATGGCCGTCGCCCGCGCCGAACCCCAATTCCGCTCCGCCAACGGCCGTCGGCGGACCACCGCGTCCTAATCGCCCGCCATGGCCGGACCGATCCTGAACGCGCGCGGCCTAGTCATGGACTTCGGCGGCGTGCGGGCGGTCAACGACTGCGCGATCGAAGTCGAAAAAGGTTCGATCACCGGCCTGATCGGACCCAACGGGGCCGGCAAGACCACGGTCTTCAATTTGATCGCGGGTTTTCACAAGCCGACCGCGGGACAGGTCAGCTTTCGCGATCGGCGAATCGAGGGCCTGCCCCCGCACCTGATATTCGGGGCCGGAATCGTGCGCACGTTCCAGGTGCCGCGCGAACTCAAGCGCATGAGCGTGCTGGAGAACCTGATGCTGGTTCCGTCCGCCC
The Chloroflexota bacterium genome window above contains:
- a CDS encoding DUF1365 domain-containing protein translates to MNSCIYEGVVRHARHRPVRHKFSFRLFLLYLDLEEIDAVFADRLFWSANRPAPARFRRGDHLGDPDLPLDEAVRRLVRDRTGSRPGGPVRLLTHLSYFGYCFNPISIYFCFAPDGSAIDFLVLEVSNTPWRERHCYVLDTRGQTGRVLLQDNQKQFHVSPFMGMQMGYRWAVGIPGEALAVSVQGSDPAGGMFVAEMELERVPIRGASLARCLVKYPFITGRVLAAIYWQAFRLLLKGAPFFPHPGKRTDNRTSGHAPPANVRNQIEKRTGGRN
- a CDS encoding class I SAM-dependent methyltransferase; translation: MESGPRRDASERLLAAGIAAAESGALPDRLLRFAARRFCERRLASAARGWSPLSLADWKGQLSDGPIAPEPASANRQHYEVPTDFFSAVLGPRLKYSCCFWPPGTNTLAEAEVAALETYRSRAGIQDGMRVLDLGCGWGALALWLAESCPGVHVTAVSNSSTQQAHIRSRARTRGLKNVEAVAADVNSFDPGRRFDRVVSIEMFEHLRNYRAMLARIRSWLKPDGRLFIHVFAHNRLTYGFEPGGAGDWVARHFFSGGLMPGRDLLPCFGEDFQLERDWWWSGRHYQLTAEAWLSQMDAEQEKVLQILSRTHGQVEARRWYRRWRLFFIACAEQWGFSGGNEWGVGHYLLAPRFDNADC
- a CDS encoding Gfo/Idh/MocA family oxidoreductase; this encodes MGMSRKSARSQFGVRARIGVIGTGWWATQHHIPSLLNYPAADLVGICDLKPEKLQRAADYYDIPGRFTDHRELLAANLDGVVVAVQHAYHYQVARDALDAGVSVLVEKPMTLHAHEAWDLVDRAAAGDLHLMVGYTFHFTRHAKAAHEIVRSGRLGEIQFVSGLFATMVESYLRGRPQDYVDHFQFPVTGPEPSTYSDPAIAGGGQGVLQVTHPMGMVLWVTGLHAIEVTGFVENFDLAVDLADAFSYRLSNGGVGVMGSTGGVRPHQSPLQANTYFGSAGIIEQDLTGGILRVSYHDGTSEDFADLTGDELYPQHAPARALVDLIGKGGENRAPGTVGARVVEFLEAGYRSSAEGRTARIPARPGD
- a CDS encoding L-rhamnose mutarotase produces the protein MQRVGFLLKVREDRIDEYKRHHRAVWPDMLSALRRHGWRNYSLFMAPDGLLFGYFEADESFAESLAGMADEEVNTRWQEFMAEFFEGPPGHPDQRMLELEQVFFLD
- a CDS encoding amidohydrolase family protein, producing MERSVSLPRFVDSHVHYYDMQHPELVYSHWGPDVVHPTLGTRVRTLGERNFLAEDFIELTRPFNVAKAVHVQAAIGSPDPVAETAWLQEAADRTGFPHGIIAAADLSSADAETTLQRHCRFANMRGVRDFEVADRLDDPATLRGFALLEEMGLIASMNVTWEHMARVRSIAERHPELQMVVDHTGSPRGRTREYIADWRRGMATAAGAGNVWCKLSGLGMTDHEWSTDSIRPFIEYCIETFGVERCFFGTNWPVDSLFSSYEAVVAAYAEITAGLSEGDRTALHAGNAERLYRI
- a CDS encoding MFS transporter, coding for MIREVISGAYLRGSGALRHRDFRWVLLGGLSGQSAYWALIIARGVFILAATGSSGLVGLATFAAMAPRFIVPPLSGYVSDRFDRRTVLAAAYGFQLGHAVLLSALALTDSIEVWQIVALALIDGSFRTFQITATQSLIPNLVPRNLLLNAVALNQLAIQGSRLVGPAVIAPLLLLQGPQAAFVASIFLYAFGIASVMAIRVRSSGELTGGEKLAASLWAAYRFVWGNRPLRWLFILVALHCAMTMSFESMLPVLARDALGEATASVSYLMMGVGGGAVVGVVIVAGLQSAALRGQALLVTGLLSGASMVLLAVSSNVTVAIVGAAAMGGSQAAFMAIGIAMIQSLAPDGMRGRITGLEQINIGGNMAVLNLVNGIAADAVGAPAVLTVMGTGFVAVVFISLAVATLRAIYSGALRAASGSVAVHA
- a CDS encoding aldo/keto reductase, whose translation is MPTAELGQTGMRVSRLGFGTALWRSERPYWTEESAHAVYKAALDAGIDFIDTAFDYAFAEEWIGSGLGNRYGEFALATKCGCTNTRPTQNNSDHLWTRENFHYNIDVSLERLERESVDILQPHNPTVAEFEGGDLGRALSEIRDAGKARHIGISTTLPHLPVFLEMGIFATMQIPYSALEREHEDWITKVADSGVGTIIRGGIAQGEGDTRQPAAKWDQFARAGLDELRQDGESRSAFVLRFTLSHPHIHTIIVGTSRAEHLAENVAAVRSGPLSADVYAEAKARLDAIGQSPSPVG